The following coding sequences lie in one Bacteroidales bacterium genomic window:
- the pfkA gene encoding 6-phosphofructokinase: MKAFKKIGVLTSGGDAPGMNAAIRAVVRTAIYNKLDVCGINRGYEGLISDETQPMYRHSVANIIQRGGTMLKTARSEFFKTEEGLEKAYNCLIKNNIDALVAIGGDGTFRGAMALGNKYDFPIVGVPGTIDNDLYGTDFTIGYDTAINTVVEAVDKLRDTAASHNRLFFVEVMGRDAGFIALRSGIACGAEDILIPETKTHIDDLIAKLENDRRENKTSGIIIVAEGDDQGGAFEVARKVKEKYNYYDTRIAIIGHLQRGGSPTCMDRVLASTLGYEAVIALMQGQKGVMVGQINKTISLTTFDKATKHNRDINRNMLHMARILSL; encoded by the coding sequence ATGAAAGCATTCAAAAAAATCGGGGTGCTTACCTCCGGCGGCGATGCACCCGGCATGAACGCAGCCATACGCGCTGTTGTCCGAACGGCAATTTATAATAAACTTGATGTATGCGGAATCAACCGCGGATATGAAGGACTAATCAGCGATGAAACTCAACCTATGTACCGCCACTCAGTAGCCAACATCATCCAGCGTGGTGGAACTATGCTTAAAACTGCCCGCAGTGAATTTTTTAAAACGGAAGAAGGGCTTGAAAAAGCTTATAACTGTCTTATAAAAAACAATATTGATGCCCTTGTAGCTATTGGCGGTGATGGAACATTCAGAGGGGCTATGGCATTAGGTAATAAATATGATTTTCCAATTGTCGGTGTACCTGGTACCATTGACAACGACCTGTATGGGACAGATTTTACGATTGGCTACGATACAGCAATAAATACCGTGGTTGAAGCCGTTGATAAACTGCGCGACACTGCTGCCTCGCACAACAGGTTGTTCTTTGTTGAAGTAATGGGGCGTGATGCAGGTTTCATTGCGCTGAGAAGTGGCATTGCTTGTGGTGCAGAAGACATTCTTATTCCGGAAACCAAAACACACATTGATGACCTTATTGCCAAGCTTGAAAACGACCGTCGCGAAAATAAAACCTCCGGGATTATCATTGTTGCTGAAGGCGATGACCAGGGCGGCGCTTTTGAAGTAGCCCGCAAGGTGAAAGAAAAATACAACTATTACGATACCCGCATAGCCATTATCGGGCATCTGCAGCGCGGAGGCTCGCCAACCTGTATGGACCGTGTACTTGCCAGTACACTTGGTTATGAAGCTGTGATAGCGCTAATGCAAGGACAAAAAGGTGTTATGGTTGGACAAATAAATAAAACAATAAGCTTAACTACCTTCGACAAGGCTACCAAGCACAACCGCGACATTAACCGAAACATGTTGCATATGGCAAGAATACTATCACTATAA